One window from the genome of Paracoccus zhejiangensis encodes:
- a CDS encoding metal-dependent hydrolase — MKLTWLGHSGFRLEIEKAVILIDPWMSGNPVFPAGRRDEAIKGATHILLTHGHGDHSGDTLAIAKAEGIPVVGIYDLISSWTTHQGIEGIGFNKGGTVDLGGAKVTMVNACHSSSTEGSDGPIYAGSEAGFMIAGEGHTIYVSGDTDIMADMGWMGEYHRPDIGILCAGGHFTMDMDRAAWAAKKYFDFKTVIPCHYKTFPLLAQSAEPLIDALPGVTVLTPEVMETVTL; from the coding sequence ATGAAACTGACCTGGCTTGGCCATTCCGGCTTTCGTCTCGAGATCGAGAAGGCAGTGATCCTGATCGATCCGTGGATGAGCGGCAACCCGGTCTTTCCCGCGGGTCGGCGCGACGAGGCCATCAAGGGTGCGACCCATATCCTTCTGACCCATGGCCATGGCGATCATAGCGGCGACACGCTGGCCATTGCCAAGGCCGAGGGCATTCCGGTCGTCGGCATCTATGATCTCATCAGCAGCTGGACCACGCATCAGGGCATCGAGGGCATCGGCTTCAACAAGGGCGGCACCGTCGATCTGGGCGGGGCCAAGGTGACGATGGTCAATGCCTGCCATTCCTCCTCGACCGAAGGCAGCGACGGCCCGATCTATGCCGGCAGCGAGGCGGGTTTCATGATCGCGGGCGAGGGGCACACCATCTATGTCAGCGGCGATACCGACATCATGGCCGACATGGGCTGGATGGGCGAATATCACCGGCCCGATATCGGCATCCTCTGCGCCGGCGGGCATTTCACCATGGACATGGACCGCGCGGCCTGGGCGGCGAAGAAATATTTCGACTTCAAGACCGTCATTCCCTGCCATTACAAGACCTTCCCGCTGCTGGCGCAATCGGCAGAGCCGCTAATCGACGCCCTGCCCGGTGTGACCGTGCTGACCCCCGAAGTCATGGAAACGGTGACGCTGTGA
- the recJ gene encoding single-stranded-DNA-specific exonuclease RecJ — translation MAAYLGVEQSLTGRRWIGPDPARERLAEGLAQTANLPLPVARVLAERGVPAEEVEGFLTPKLRDLLPDPMALRDMGPAAARLVAAALNAERIAVFADYDVDGGTSAALLVWWLRALGRPDPTIYVPDRIDEGYGPNPEAIGMLAGGHDLIICVDCGTLSHEALAAAKGRADVLVLDHHQGGETLPPALAVVNPNRADEDGVLGHLCAAGVVLLVLVQAGRLLREAGQTEPALMALTDLVGLATVADVAPLVGVNRAFVRAGLAVMARRERPGLVALSDVARLDGPPNAFHLGFLLGPRINAGGRVGRADLGLRCLIARDASEAAKLAAELDELNRDRRAIEAAVREEALAQVEARGDAGLSWAAGEGWHPGVVGIVAARVKEATGLPSVVIGVEHGIGKGSARSVPGVDLGRAIQRLAREGLLMKGGGHAMAAGLTVAEAAIAPAMARLAELLAPDLDARTGIHDLRISGLIEPAGATIEMFRQIEDAGPFGQAAPAPRFAFADMLIDSAATMGDSHLRLDFRSPGSPPMQAVAWGAMNGPLGPALLGARGRRFHLAGKLEISTWGGRERLRLRLDDAAPV, via the coding sequence ATGGCGGCATATCTCGGCGTTGAGCAGTCGCTGACCGGACGGCGCTGGATCGGTCCCGATCCGGCGCGCGAACGGCTGGCCGAGGGTCTGGCGCAAACCGCGAACCTGCCTTTGCCGGTGGCGCGGGTGCTGGCCGAGCGCGGCGTGCCGGCGGAGGAGGTCGAGGGCTTCCTGACACCCAAGCTGCGCGACCTCTTGCCCGATCCCATGGCCCTGCGCGACATGGGACCGGCGGCGGCGCGGCTGGTTGCGGCGGCGCTGAACGCCGAGCGCATCGCCGTCTTTGCCGATTACGATGTCGATGGCGGCACCTCCGCCGCGCTGCTGGTCTGGTGGCTGCGCGCGCTTGGCCGGCCCGATCCGACAATCTATGTCCCCGACCGCATCGACGAGGGCTATGGCCCCAATCCCGAGGCCATCGGGATGCTGGCGGGCGGGCATGACCTGATCATCTGCGTCGATTGCGGCACGCTGTCCCATGAGGCGCTGGCGGCGGCAAAGGGGCGCGCCGATGTGCTGGTGCTCGATCACCACCAGGGTGGCGAGACGCTGCCCCCGGCGCTGGCTGTGGTGAACCCGAACCGGGCGGACGAGGATGGGGTTCTAGGCCATCTCTGCGCTGCCGGGGTGGTGCTCCTGGTGCTGGTGCAGGCCGGGCGGCTGTTGCGCGAGGCGGGGCAGACAGAACCGGCGCTGATGGCGCTGACCGATCTGGTGGGGTTGGCGACGGTGGCCGATGTGGCGCCGCTGGTTGGCGTGAACCGGGCCTTTGTCCGCGCCGGTCTGGCGGTCATGGCGCGGCGCGAGCGGCCGGGACTGGTGGCGCTGTCGGATGTGGCGCGGCTCGACGGCCCGCCGAATGCCTTCCATCTGGGCTTCCTCCTCGGGCCGCGCATCAATGCCGGGGGCCGGGTCGGGCGTGCCGATCTGGGGCTGCGCTGCCTGATCGCGCGTGACGCCAGCGAGGCGGCGAAACTGGCCGCTGAACTGGACGAGTTGAACCGCGACCGCCGCGCCATCGAGGCCGCCGTGCGCGAGGAGGCCTTGGCGCAGGTCGAGGCGCGGGGTGATGCGGGCCTGAGCTGGGCGGCGGGCGAAGGCTGGCATCCCGGCGTGGTCGGCATCGTCGCCGCGCGGGTGAAAGAGGCGACCGGCCTGCCTTCGGTGGTGATCGGGGTCGAGCACGGCATCGGCAAGGGCAGCGCACGTTCCGTTCCCGGCGTCGATCTGGGCCGGGCGATCCAGCGGCTGGCGCGCGAGGGGTTGCTGATGAAAGGCGGCGGGCATGCCATGGCGGCGGGGCTGACCGTGGCCGAGGCGGCGATTGCCCCGGCCATGGCGCGGCTGGCCGAGTTGCTTGCCCCCGATCTTGACGCCCGCACCGGCATTCATGACCTGCGCATCTCGGGCCTGATCGAACCCGCCGGCGCCACTATCGAGATGTTCCGCCAGATCGAAGATGCCGGCCCCTTCGGACAGGCCGCCCCGGCCCCGCGCTTTGCCTTTGCCGACATGCTGATCGACAGCGCCGCGACCATGGGCGACAGCCATCTGCGGCTGGATTTCCGCAGCCCCGGCAGCCCGCCGATGCAGGCCGTGGCCTGGGGGGCGATGAATGGGCCGCTTGGGCCGGCGCTGCTCGGCGCGCGCGGGCGGCGCTTTCATCTGGCCGGCAAGCTCGAGATCAGCACCTGGGGCGGGCGCGAACGGCTGCGGCTCAGGCTGGACGACGCGGCGCCGGTCTGA
- the glpX gene encoding class II fructose-bisphosphatase, giving the protein MTAQKDFNDRMLSLGLARVSEAAAHASALMIGRGDEKAADQAAVNAMRDQLNMLDIKGVVVIGEGERDEAPMLFIGEEVGTGNGPAVDIALDPLEGTTLTAKDMPNALTVIAMAPRGTLLHAPDVYMDKLAIGPGYDKDVVSLDMSPAERVRALAAARGVNADNITVCILERPRHEDMIAEVRETGAAIRLITDGDVAGVIHTAEAELTGIDMYMGSGGAPEGVLAASALKCMGGQMWGRLLFRNEDEKSRARKAGITDFNRIYTRDEMVTADVIFAATGVTNGSIVAGVKREPHYLQTETILMRSKTGSVRRMIYRNPIR; this is encoded by the coding sequence ATGACCGCCCAGAAGGATTTCAACGACCGCATGCTGTCCCTGGGCCTTGCCCGCGTCAGCGAGGCGGCGGCCCATGCCTCGGCCCTGATGATCGGCCGCGGTGACGAGAAGGCCGCCGACCAGGCCGCGGTCAACGCCATGCGCGACCAGCTGAACATGCTGGACATCAAGGGCGTCGTGGTCATCGGCGAGGGCGAGCGTGACGAGGCGCCGATGCTGTTCATCGGCGAAGAGGTCGGCACCGGCAATGGCCCGGCCGTGGATATTGCGCTGGACCCGCTGGAAGGCACCACGCTGACCGCCAAGGACATGCCGAACGCGCTGACCGTCATCGCCATGGCCCCGCGCGGCACGCTGCTGCACGCGCCCGATGTCTACATGGACAAGCTGGCCATCGGTCCGGGCTATGACAAGGACGTGGTCAGCCTCGACATGTCGCCGGCGGAACGCGTGCGCGCGCTCGCTGCGGCGCGCGGTGTGAACGCCGACAACATCACCGTCTGCATCCTCGAGCGTCCGCGCCACGAGGACATGATCGCCGAGGTGCGCGAAACCGGCGCGGCGATCCGGCTGATCACCGATGGCGACGTGGCGGGCGTCATCCACACCGCCGAGGCCGAACTGACCGGCATCGACATGTATATGGGTTCGGGCGGCGCCCCCGAAGGCGTCCTGGCAGCCTCGGCGCTGAAATGCATGGGCGGCCAGATGTGGGGCCGGCTGCTGTTTCGCAACGAGGACGAGAAATCCCGCGCCCGCAAGGCCGGCATCACCGATTTCAACCGCATCTATACCCGCGACGAGATGGTGACGGCCGACGTGATCTTCGCCGCCACCGGCGTCACCAATGGCTCGATCGTGGCCGGGGTCAAGCGCGAGCCGCATTACCTGCAGACCGAGACCATCCTGATGCGCTCGAAAACCGGTTCGGTCCGGCGGATGATCTATCGCAACCCGATCCGCTGA
- a CDS encoding BolA family protein, with amino-acid sequence MTKPQLIADEMAERLAVLQPTRLEVIDESEGHRGHAGYQEGGQSHFRIRMASPALAGLSRLQQHRLIHTTLGDIVPRIHALALELEAA; translated from the coding sequence ATGACGAAACCGCAATTGATCGCGGATGAGATGGCGGAACGGCTGGCGGTGCTGCAGCCCACCCGGCTGGAAGTGATCGACGAAAGCGAGGGCCATCGCGGCCATGCCGGCTACCAGGAGGGCGGGCAGAGCCATTTCCGCATCCGCATGGCCAGCCCGGCGCTTGCCGGCCTCAGCCGCTTGCAGCAGCACCGGCTGATCCACACCACCCTCGGCGACATCGTGCCGCGCATCCATGCCTTGGCGCTAGAGCTTGAAGCCGCGTGA
- a CDS encoding J domain-containing protein: MTNNDPFGFDISAAKDKKRRSKGRRGMSGAFETSTRSCDKEGCEEPGKYRAPKSPRNLDDYFWFCKDHVREYNLNWNYFQGQSEAEFQEFLDNATVWERPTKPFGRAAEEQKWARHGVSDPMEILGANGTSAEARAKISRKLPPTERKALEILEAKDSWSRPEIRKQYKSLVKDLHPDMNGGDRSDEDRLAEVVWAWDQIKDSRHFRDE; encoded by the coding sequence ATGACCAATAACGACCCGTTCGGATTCGATATCTCGGCGGCCAAGGACAAGAAGCGCAGGTCAAAGGGCCGGCGCGGCATGTCTGGCGCCTTCGAGACCTCGACGCGCAGCTGCGACAAGGAGGGCTGCGAGGAGCCGGGCAAGTACCGCGCGCCGAAAAGCCCGCGCAACCTCGATGACTATTTCTGGTTCTGCAAGGATCACGTCCGCGAGTACAACCTGAACTGGAACTATTTCCAGGGCCAGTCCGAGGCCGAGTTCCAGGAGTTCCTGGACAATGCGACGGTCTGGGAACGCCCGACCAAGCCCTTTGGCCGCGCCGCAGAGGAACAGAAATGGGCGCGGCACGGCGTCAGCGACCCGATGGAGATTCTGGGCGCCAACGGCACCAGCGCCGAAGCGCGCGCCAAGATCAGCCGCAAGCTGCCCCCGACCGAGCGCAAGGCGCTGGAGATCCTCGAGGCCAAGGACAGCTGGTCCCGGCCCGAAATCCGCAAGCAATACAAGTCGCTGGTCAAGGATCTTCACCCTGACATGAACGGCGGCGACCGATCCGACGAGGACCGTCTGGCCGAGGTGGTCTGGGCCTGGGACCAGATCAAGGACAGCCGGCATTTCCGCGACGAATAG
- a CDS encoding branched-chain amino acid ABC transporter permease, which translates to MSSNRQAAASSPWRAPILFAILAVLFILEGTTRNAMFSGSWNTSLAILNMGLISAVVALGVNMQWGYAGLFNVGVVGFLALGGLAPVLVSLPPVEGAWNAGGLRVLAALAAGLGTLALATVVWRRMARGMTRGLAVTAVLIVGFVLYRELFDPAVMAIEANRSAQFGNIGGLGLPVLLSWPVGGLFAAAAAWAVGKVALGLRSDYLAIATLGIGEIIVAVMKNEEWLARGVKNITSIPRPVPYEIALQQNPEFQQAAANWGFPVAEASGIWVKLCYMSLFLVVLLTLILLAELALKSPWGRMMRAIRDNETAAEAMGKNVTGRHLQVFVIGSAVIGIAGAMMITLDGLMAPGGYNPLRYTFLIWVMVIVGGSGNNWGAVLGAVLIWFLWIKVEVWGPQLIGLLTAPLPAGAVKEHLLDSAAHMRFIAMGLVLLLVLRFAPRGLVPEK; encoded by the coding sequence ATGTCATCCAATCGTCAAGCCGCTGCCTCCAGCCCCTGGCGCGCGCCGATCCTCTTCGCCATCCTCGCGGTACTGTTCATCCTCGAGGGCACCACCCGCAACGCCATGTTCTCGGGCAGCTGGAACACCTCGCTGGCCATCCTGAACATGGGCCTCATCTCGGCGGTCGTCGCGCTTGGGGTGAACATGCAATGGGGCTATGCCGGGCTTTTCAACGTCGGTGTCGTGGGCTTCCTGGCCCTCGGCGGCCTCGCCCCGGTGCTGGTCTCGCTGCCGCCGGTGGAGGGCGCGTGGAATGCCGGCGGACTTCGGGTGCTGGCGGCGCTGGCCGCGGGCCTTGGCACACTGGCGCTGGCCACGGTGGTCTGGCGGCGCATGGCGCGGGGCATGACCCGTGGCCTTGCCGTGACCGCCGTGCTGATCGTGGGCTTCGTCCTTTACCGCGAGCTTTTCGACCCGGCGGTGATGGCGATCGAGGCCAACCGCTCGGCGCAGTTCGGCAATATCGGCGGCCTCGGCCTGCCGGTTCTGCTGTCCTGGCCCGTGGGCGGCCTTTTCGCCGCCGCCGCGGCCTGGGCGGTGGGCAAGGTCGCGCTTGGCCTGCGCTCGGATTACCTTGCCATCGCCACGCTTGGCATCGGCGAGATCATCGTCGCTGTGATGAAGAACGAGGAATGGCTGGCGCGCGGTGTGAAGAACATCACCTCGATCCCGCGCCCGGTCCCCTACGAGATCGCGCTGCAGCAGAACCCCGAATTCCAGCAGGCTGCGGCGAACTGGGGTTTCCCGGTGGCCGAAGCCTCGGGCATCTGGGTCAAGCTCTGCTACATGTCGCTGTTCCTCGTAGTACTGCTGACCCTGATCCTCCTGGCCGAACTGGCGCTGAAATCGCCCTGGGGCCGGATGATGCGCGCCATCCGCGACAACGAGACCGCCGCCGAGGCCATGGGCAAGAACGTCACCGGCCGTCATCTGCAGGTCTTCGTGATCGGCTCGGCGGTGATCGGCATTGCCGGCGCGATGATGATCACGCTGGACGGTCTGATGGCACCCGGCGGCTACAACCCGCTGCGCTATACCTTCCTGATCTGGGTGATGGTGATCGTCGGCGGCTCGGGCAATAACTGGGGCGCGGTGCTGGGCGCGGTGCTGATCTGGTTCCTCTGGATCAAGGTCGAGGTCTGGGGCCCGCAGTTGATCGGCCTGTTGACTGCCCCCCTGCCCGCCGGCGCGGTGAAAGAGCATCTTCTGGACAGCGCCGCGCATATGCGCTTCATCGCCATGGGCCTGGTGCTGCTCTTGGTGCTGCGCTTCGCCCCGCGCGGACTGGTGCCGGAGAAGTAG
- a CDS encoding branched-chain amino acid ABC transporter permease: MDILNALVAFLNFVFIPAAAYGAQLALGALGVTLIYGILRFSNFAHGDTMAFGTAVVVIATWGLQAMGISLGPLPTALLALPVGIAATALLVLATDRVVYRFYRVKRAAPIILVMASVGVMFVMNGLTRLLIGVDEYRFDDGARFVIDVRSFREWSGLQEGLALKTTQVLTVVVALLVCWALFRFLNKTKSGKAMRAYSDNEDLALLSGIDPEKVVRLTWIIAAGLMTIAGTLYGLDKSFKAFNYFQILLPIFAAAIVGGLGNPLGAIAGGFVVAFSEVAVTYPWVKVAGYLFPGWEPGSLLQLLSTEYKFAVSFVILIVVLLFKPTGLFRGKSV; encoded by the coding sequence ATGGATATCCTGAACGCCCTCGTGGCCTTTCTGAACTTCGTCTTCATCCCCGCCGCCGCCTATGGCGCGCAGCTGGCGCTTGGCGCGCTGGGGGTCACGCTGATCTACGGCATCCTGCGCTTCTCGAACTTCGCCCATGGCGATACCATGGCCTTCGGCACCGCCGTCGTGGTCATCGCCACCTGGGGGTTGCAGGCCATGGGCATCTCGCTGGGGCCGCTGCCCACGGCGCTGCTGGCCCTGCCCGTCGGCATCGCCGCCACCGCGCTGCTGGTGCTGGCGACCGACCGCGTGGTCTATCGCTTCTACCGGGTGAAACGCGCCGCGCCGATCATCCTGGTCATGGCCTCGGTGGGCGTGATGTTCGTGATGAACGGACTGACCCGCCTGTTGATCGGCGTCGATGAATACCGCTTTGACGATGGAGCGCGCTTCGTCATCGACGTGCGCAGCTTCCGCGAATGGTCGGGACTGCAGGAGGGTCTTGCGCTGAAGACCACGCAGGTGCTGACCGTGGTGGTCGCGCTGCTGGTCTGCTGGGCGCTGTTCCGCTTCCTCAACAAGACCAAGTCGGGCAAGGCCATGCGCGCCTATTCCGACAACGAGGACCTGGCGCTGCTTTCGGGCATCGACCCGGAAAAGGTCGTCCGCCTGACCTGGATCATCGCCGCCGGGCTGATGACCATAGCCGGCACGCTTTACGGTCTCGACAAGTCTTTCAAGGCCTTCAACTACTTCCAGATCCTGCTGCCGATCTTCGCCGCCGCCATCGTCGGTGGCCTCGGCAACCCGCTTGGCGCCATCGCCGGCGGCTTCGTGGTGGCCTTTTCCGAGGTCGCCGTGACCTATCCTTGGGTCAAGGTCGCGGGCTACCTGTTCCCCGGATGGGAGCCCGGAAGCCTGCTGCAACTGCTGTCGACCGAGTACAAGTTCGCCGTCAGCTTCGTCATCCTGATCGTCGTCCTGCTGTTCAAGCCCACCGGGCTGTTCCGCGGCAAATCCGTGTAA
- a CDS encoding ABC transporter ATP-binding protein, with product MSGNDADQAFGTRGNRDASIVNPKGRGTVDGTRKSGATSPAGESLPFLIGENMTGGYGRGPDILHDCTIAVDQGQIAVIVGPNGAGKSTAMKAIFGMLDLRQGRVCLNGQDITALNPQDRVKAGMGFVPQVNNIFPSMTVEENLEMGAFIRNDDIRETMEQVYELFPAVAAKRKQAAGELSGGQRQQVAVSRALMTRPSVLMLDEPTAGVSPIVMDELFDRIIAIARGGLPVLMVEQNAQQAMMIADKAYVLVQGANAHTGTGKELMANDEVRRTFLGG from the coding sequence ATGAGTGGCAATGACGCAGATCAGGCCTTCGGCACGCGCGGCAACCGCGATGCCTCGATCGTCAACCCCAAGGGCCGGGGCACCGTTGACGGCACCCGCAAGTCCGGAGCCACCAGCCCGGCGGGCGAGAGCCTGCCCTTCCTCATCGGCGAGAACATGACCGGCGGCTATGGCCGTGGTCCCGATATCCTGCACGACTGCACCATTGCCGTCGACCAGGGCCAGATCGCGGTGATCGTCGGCCCGAACGGCGCAGGCAAGTCGACCGCGATGAAGGCGATCTTCGGGATGCTGGACCTGCGCCAGGGCCGGGTCTGCCTCAACGGGCAGGACATCACCGCGCTGAACCCGCAGGACCGGGTCAAGGCCGGCATGGGCTTCGTGCCGCAGGTGAACAACATCTTCCCCTCGATGACCGTCGAGGAGAACCTGGAAATGGGCGCCTTCATCCGCAATGACGACATCCGCGAGACGATGGAACAGGTCTATGAACTGTTCCCCGCCGTCGCCGCCAAGCGCAAGCAGGCGGCGGGCGAATTGTCGGGCGGCCAGCGCCAGCAGGTCGCGGTCAGCCGCGCGCTGATGACCCGCCCCAGCGTCTTGATGCTGGACGAACCGACCGCAGGCGTCTCGCCCATCGTCATGGACGAGCTGTTCGACCGCATCATCGCCATCGCCCGTGGCGGGTTGCCGGTGCTGATGGTGGAACAGAACGCCCAGCAGGCGATGATGATCGCCGACAAGGCCTATGTGCTGGTGCAGGGCGCCAATGCCCATACCGGCACCGGCAAGGAGCTGATGGCCAATGACGAGGTGCGCCGCACCTTCCTGGGAGGCTGA
- a CDS encoding ABC transporter ATP-binding protein, with the protein MIRVEDLHKHFGGFRAVDGASLVIEEGSITGLIGPNGAGKSTLFNVIAGVLKPTSGRVFMGKEDISGLPPHELFHKGLLRTFQLAHEFSSMTVRENLMMVPGGQTGETIVNTWFRRGKIEQEEAALRKKADEVLDFLTIRHLTHEKAGNLSGGQKKLLELGRTMMVDANIVFLDEVGAGVNRTLLGTIADAILRLNKERGYTFCVIEHDMDFIGKICNPVIVMAEGKVLAQGSAADIMQNEAVIEAYLGRGLKNKEMIGA; encoded by the coding sequence ATGATCCGGGTCGAGGATCTGCACAAGCATTTCGGTGGTTTCCGCGCCGTGGACGGCGCCAGCCTGGTGATCGAGGAAGGCTCGATCACCGGCTTGATCGGCCCGAACGGGGCCGGAAAATCAACCTTGTTCAACGTGATCGCCGGGGTTCTTAAACCGACCTCCGGGCGCGTGTTCATGGGCAAGGAGGATATTTCCGGCCTGCCCCCGCACGAGCTGTTCCACAAGGGCCTGCTGAGGACCTTCCAGCTGGCGCATGAGTTTTCGTCGATGACCGTGCGCGAGAACCTGATGATGGTGCCCGGCGGCCAGACCGGCGAGACCATCGTCAACACCTGGTTCCGCCGGGGCAAGATCGAGCAGGAAGAGGCCGCCTTGCGCAAGAAGGCCGACGAGGTGCTGGACTTCCTGACCATCCGCCACCTGACCCATGAAAAAGCCGGCAACCTGTCGGGCGGGCAGAAGAAGCTTCTGGAACTGGGCCGGACCATGATGGTCGATGCCAATATCGTCTTCCTGGACGAGGTCGGCGCCGGGGTGAACCGCACGCTGCTGGGCACCATTGCCGACGCCATCCTGCGGCTGAACAAGGAACGCGGCTATACCTTCTGCGTCATCGAGCATGACATGGATTTCATCGGCAAGATCTGCAACCCGGTCATCGTCATGGCCGAGGGCAAGGTCCTGGCCCAGGGCTCGGCGGCGGATATCATGCAGAACGAGGCCGTCATCGAGGCCTATCTGGGCCGCGGCCTGAAGAACAAGGAGATGATCGGCGCATGA
- a CDS encoding ABC transporter substrate-binding protein, protein MKKLLLAAATGALMAGAAGAEDVKMGILLGYTGPLESLAGPMDAGAQLAMKEVSDSGKLLGGSTVTAVTADTTCIDAAAATAAAERLVTAEGVKGIMGGMCSGETIATLEKVGMPNGIVMISPSATSPALTSMEDGGLFFRTAPSDARQGEVMADLLIAKDIKTVAVTYTNNDYGKGLADSFAAAYEAKGGKVTINAPHDDGKADYTAEVAALAAAGGDALVVAGYVDQGGSGVTRAALDTGAFSTFVFPDGMVGTALETNFGGETEGSIGINPASEGDGRTKFNEMATAAGFDPTSPYAGEAYDAAALMLLAMEAAKSTDPSVYKDKITEIANAPGEKILPGELAKGLELLAAGTDIDYDGASSVELIGNGESGGSFRETVMKDGKLDVVGYH, encoded by the coding sequence ATGAAAAAACTACTTCTTGCCGCCGCCACCGGCGCATTGATGGCCGGTGCCGCAGGCGCTGAAGATGTCAAGATGGGCATTCTGCTGGGCTATACCGGCCCGCTGGAATCGCTCGCCGGCCCGATGGATGCCGGCGCGCAACTCGCCATGAAAGAGGTCAGCGACTCGGGCAAGCTGCTGGGTGGCTCGACCGTGACCGCCGTCACCGCCGACACCACCTGCATCGACGCTGCCGCTGCCACCGCCGCGGCCGAGCGTCTGGTGACCGCCGAAGGTGTGAAGGGCATCATGGGCGGCATGTGCTCGGGCGAAACCATCGCCACGCTGGAGAAGGTCGGGATGCCCAACGGCATCGTGATGATCTCGCCCTCGGCCACCTCGCCGGCACTGACCTCGATGGAGGATGGCGGGCTGTTCTTCCGCACCGCGCCCTCGGATGCGCGTCAGGGCGAAGTCATGGCCGACCTGCTGATCGCCAAGGACATCAAGACGGTCGCGGTGACCTATACCAACAACGACTATGGCAAGGGCCTGGCCGACAGCTTTGCCGCAGCCTACGAAGCCAAGGGCGGCAAGGTCACCATCAATGCCCCGCATGACGACGGCAAGGCCGACTATACCGCCGAAGTGGCGGCGCTGGCCGCTGCCGGTGGCGATGCGCTGGTCGTGGCCGGCTATGTCGACCAGGGCGGCTCGGGCGTGACCCGCGCGGCGCTGGACACCGGCGCCTTCTCGACCTTCGTCTTCCCCGACGGCATGGTCGGCACCGCGCTGGAGACCAATTTCGGCGGCGAAACCGAGGGTTCGATCGGCATCAACCCGGCCTCCGAAGGCGATGGCCGCACCAAGTTCAACGAGATGGCCACCGCAGCCGGCTTCGACCCGACCTCGCCCTATGCCGGCGAGGCCTATGACGCGGCGGCACTGATGCTGCTGGCGATGGAAGCGGCGAAATCGACCGATCCGTCCGTCTACAAGGACAAGATCACCGAGATCGCCAACGCGCCGGGCGAGAAGATCCTGCCGGGTGAACTGGCCAAGGGTCTGGAACTGCTCGCCGCAGGCACCGACATCGACTATGATGGGGCCAGCTCGGTCGAGCTGATCGGCAACGGCGAAAGCGGCGGCAGCTTCCGCGAAACCGTCATGAAGGACGGCAAGCTGGACGTTGTCGGCTATCACTGA
- a CDS encoding DUF2937 family protein, protein MTGFLRLLVALLCAAGLSQFPAFSDQYVQRLGGQVDALTRVAAEFDASASRAGLTREAALADLGGSEFRDLHQGDMRRTFDRLEHAAADLAMLRLAGPLERMALPHRLRDRETLAATWGDFSPAVPVTFAGLAAAGIGFLLGWIVFTLLASPFRRRERLGWR, encoded by the coding sequence GTGACCGGGTTCCTGCGGCTGCTGGTGGCGCTGCTCTGCGCCGCCGGCCTGTCGCAGTTCCCGGCCTTTTCCGACCAGTACGTCCAGCGGCTTGGCGGACAGGTCGATGCCCTGACTCGCGTCGCCGCCGAATTCGACGCAAGCGCGTCCCGCGCCGGCCTGACCCGCGAGGCGGCGCTGGCCGATCTCGGCGGCAGCGAATTTCGCGATCTGCATCAGGGCGATATGCGCCGGACCTTCGACAGGCTCGAGCACGCGGCGGCGGACCTCGCCATGCTGCGCCTCGCCGGCCCGCTGGAGCGGATGGCCTTGCCCCACCGGCTGCGCGACCGCGAAACCCTCGCCGCGACCTGGGGCGATTTCAGCCCCGCCGTACCGGTGACCTTCGCCGGGCTGGCCGCGGCGGGCATCGGCTTCCTCCTCGGCTGGATCGTCTTCACCCTCCTCGCCAGCCCCTTCCGCCGGCGCGAGCGGTTGGGTTGGCGCTGA